The proteins below come from a single Benincasa hispida cultivar B227 chromosome 4, ASM972705v1, whole genome shotgun sequence genomic window:
- the LOC120076387 gene encoding AIG2-like protein D isoform X3 translates to MSSTAPSPVVVAASPSDQSHSLHNVFVYGSLLADDVVRVLLKRIPQSSSAVLHGYQRFSVRGRVYPAILPVENNRVTGKVLFGITKPELDIFDIFEDVEYERSVVEVSLADGSEKLSALTYVWSNNRDPDLLYGDWNFEMPF, encoded by the exons ATGAGTTCGACGGCGCCGTCGCCGGTGGTGGTTGCGGCTTCTCCTTCCGATCAATCACACAGTCTTCACAACGTTTTCGTCTATGGAAGTCTCTTAGCCGATGACGTCGTTCGCGTTCTTCTGAAGCGCATTCCTCAGTCGTCTTCTGCGGTTCTCCATGGCTA CCAGAGATTTAGCGTTAGAGGACGTGTGTATCCAGCTATTTTGCCTGTTGAGAATAACAGAGTTACCGGAAAG GTTCTCTTCGGCATCACGAAACCCGAACTGGATATTTTTGATATATTTGAAGATGTTGAATATGAAAGAAGCGTTGTTGAAGTTTCCTTGGCG GATGGTTCAGAGAAATTATCAGCTCTTACTTATGTTTGGAGCAACAACAGAGATCCAGACCTCTTGTATGGAGACTGGAATTTCGAG ATGCCCTTCTAA